One genomic window of Candidatus Minimicrobia sp. QA0096 includes the following:
- the typA gene encoding translational GTPase TypA gives MKDASKIRNIAIIAHVDHGKTTMVDGLLKQSRTFRDNQAEMSQELIMDSGDQEHERGITITAKQTSIFYGDYKINIIDTPGHADFSGEVERTLNMADGVLLIVDAQEGPMPQTKFVLAKALELGLKPVVIINKIDKPARRIAEVEDELSDLFLELATDDSQLQYPIYYAIGRDGKSWKEIPTNTDEDADLTPIFDAIINDIPAPDVTEDGAFQLLVTSLQYDTFQGKYAIGRIARGSVKRGLQVSLMKNGEVAGSARIEKVFGYRGLNREELDEAFAGDIVALVGVADAHIGDTIADKEQPEALPTIDIEAPTLSMYLGPNTSPMKGREGEFTTSRQIGDRLKRELETNVALRVEENGIGFTISGRGELHLSVLIETMRREGFEFEVGRPQVVTITEDGVEKEPIEELQIEVGSEFIGAISQELGARHAEMKSQETTTVGAVRLTYILPTRALIGLRNILLTATRGTVIMNSLPHGYQPIGGKLPKTRNGVLIAFEAGTTTPYALQAAEARGELLVGPGTEVYAGMIVGIYNRQEDIEINVCKAKHLTNMRSKSSDGTVQLTPFTQFSLEQCIDFIEDDELLEVTPKSLRLRKRYLDANERKRAAKQ, from the coding sequence ATGAAGGACGCTAGCAAGATTCGAAACATTGCCATTATTGCCCACGTCGACCACGGCAAAACAACCATGGTTGACGGGCTATTAAAGCAGTCGCGAACATTCCGCGACAACCAAGCCGAGATGAGCCAGGAATTGATTATGGATTCCGGCGATCAAGAACACGAGCGCGGCATCACCATCACCGCCAAACAAACGTCAATTTTTTACGGCGACTATAAAATAAACATCATCGATACGCCAGGACACGCCGATTTCTCTGGCGAAGTTGAGCGAACCTTGAATATGGCTGACGGCGTTCTGTTGATCGTGGACGCACAGGAAGGTCCGATGCCTCAGACCAAATTCGTATTGGCGAAGGCACTTGAGCTGGGGCTGAAGCCTGTTGTGATTATCAATAAGATTGACAAGCCAGCCAGACGAATTGCCGAAGTTGAAGATGAGTTGAGCGATCTGTTTTTGGAGCTAGCGACCGACGATTCTCAATTGCAATATCCAATTTATTACGCAATCGGACGCGACGGAAAATCATGGAAAGAAATTCCTACAAACACCGACGAAGACGCGGATTTGACGCCAATTTTTGACGCGATTATTAACGATATTCCAGCGCCAGACGTGACGGAAGATGGCGCGTTTCAATTACTTGTTACCAGCTTACAATATGACACATTCCAGGGGAAATACGCGATTGGGCGAATTGCTCGCGGATCTGTTAAGCGTGGCTTGCAAGTCAGTTTGATGAAAAATGGCGAAGTCGCGGGCTCGGCGCGAATTGAGAAAGTTTTTGGCTATCGCGGCTTGAATCGCGAAGAGCTTGACGAAGCTTTTGCTGGCGACATTGTGGCGCTGGTTGGCGTGGCTGACGCGCATATTGGCGATACGATTGCCGACAAAGAACAGCCTGAAGCGCTACCGACAATCGACATTGAAGCGCCAACTCTGAGTATGTACCTCGGACCAAACACCAGTCCAATGAAAGGGCGCGAAGGCGAGTTTACAACATCCAGGCAAATTGGCGACCGATTGAAGCGAGAGCTTGAAACTAACGTGGCGCTACGTGTTGAGGAAAACGGAATTGGCTTTACGATTTCTGGACGCGGTGAATTGCACCTAAGTGTTTTGATTGAAACTATGCGACGTGAAGGCTTTGAGTTTGAGGTTGGACGACCGCAAGTCGTTACAATTACCGAGGACGGCGTCGAAAAAGAACCGATTGAAGAATTGCAAATTGAAGTTGGAAGCGAATTTATCGGCGCGATCAGCCAAGAGCTTGGCGCGCGACACGCTGAAATGAAATCCCAGGAAACGACCACCGTTGGCGCTGTTCGTTTGACTTACATTTTGCCAACGAGAGCTCTGATTGGTCTGCGCAACATTTTATTGACCGCCACTAGAGGTACGGTGATTATGAACTCCCTGCCTCACGGATATCAACCGATTGGCGGAAAACTGCCAAAAACCCGCAATGGAGTTTTGATTGCATTTGAAGCTGGCACAACAACACCTTACGCTTTGCAAGCAGCCGAAGCCCGTGGCGAATTATTAGTCGGACCAGGAACAGAAGTTTACGCCGGAATGATTGTCGGGATTTACAATCGCCAAGAAGATATCGAAATCAACGTTTGTAAAGCCAAGCATTTGACTAACATGCGCTCCAAATCGTCGGATGGAACTGTGCAATTGACGCCATTTACGCAATTTAGCTTGGAGCAATGTATCGACTTTATCGAAGATGACGAGCTTTTGGAAGTTACGCCAAAATCATTACGACTTCGCAAGCGATATCTGGACGCAAATGAACGAAAACGCGCCGCAAAACAATAA
- a CDS encoding replication-associated recombination protein A, with protein sequence MSDSRQPLAEQMRPQTLDEVIGQSHLLGEGELLRRIVKNGEPVSLILWGPPGTGKTTLARIIAREVKAEFIELSAVTSGKKDVEQVIEHARQNWNLGLRTILFVDEIHRFNKAQQDAFLPHVESGLITLIGATTENPSFEVITPLLSRSRVLVLQRLTKDEIISVLKRALKVLKKSKQVSPKALDYLAELSDGDARVALGNLELALSFNEKVTPEVVKAAAQKRLPGYDKKGDSHYDVISAFIKSLRGSDATAATYYLARMIDAGEDPKFIARRMVIFASEDIGLAGNGALSLAIATFEAVERVGLPEAKYNLFHCAIALARSQKSREITDLMYGAFELAHKYPNSPVPLHLRNAPTKLMKDLGYNKDYKWQAGFKHDKGFLPEEIKDVV encoded by the coding sequence ATGAGTGATAGTAGACAGCCGCTGGCTGAACAGATGAGACCGCAGACGCTGGATGAGGTGATAGGGCAGAGTCATTTGCTTGGCGAGGGCGAGTTATTGAGGCGAATCGTTAAGAATGGCGAGCCGGTCAGTTTGATATTGTGGGGTCCGCCGGGAACTGGAAAAACGACGTTGGCGCGGATTATTGCGCGCGAGGTGAAGGCGGAGTTCATTGAATTATCGGCGGTTACGAGCGGGAAAAAGGACGTTGAGCAGGTAATTGAACACGCCCGTCAAAATTGGAATTTAGGACTTAGGACAATTCTATTCGTTGACGAAATTCATCGATTTAATAAAGCTCAACAAGACGCGTTTTTGCCGCACGTTGAGAGTGGGCTAATTACGTTAATCGGCGCGACGACCGAGAATCCGAGCTTTGAAGTCATCACGCCGCTACTGTCGCGTTCACGAGTTTTAGTTCTCCAGCGATTGACAAAAGACGAGATTATATCCGTATTAAAAAGAGCGCTGAAAGTCTTGAAAAAGTCTAAGCAGGTTTCGCCCAAAGCTCTGGACTATTTGGCGGAATTATCGGATGGCGATGCAAGGGTGGCGCTGGGCAATTTGGAATTGGCTCTGAGTTTTAATGAAAAAGTAACGCCGGAAGTGGTTAAGGCGGCGGCTCAGAAGCGACTTCCGGGCTATGATAAAAAAGGCGATTCGCATTACGATGTGATTTCCGCTTTTATCAAGTCGCTAAGGGGCAGTGACGCGACGGCTGCGACGTATTATTTGGCGCGAATGATTGATGCGGGCGAGGATCCGAAGTTTATTGCTCGGCGGATGGTGATTTTTGCATCGGAAGATATTGGACTGGCGGGCAATGGTGCGCTGAGCTTGGCAATTGCAACATTTGAGGCTGTCGAGCGCGTCGGTCTTCCGGAGGCGAAGTATAATTTATTCCATTGCGCTATTGCTCTGGCTCGCAGTCAGAAGTCGCGTGAAATTACCGATTTAATGTATGGCGCTTTTGAATTGGCGCACAAATATCCGAATTCTCCCGTGCCGTTGCATCTCAGAAACGCTCCGACCAAATTGATGAAAGATTTGGGCTATAACAAGGACTATAAGTGGCAAGCTGGCTTTAAGCACGACAAAGGATTTTTACCAGAGGAAATTAAGGATGTGGTATAA
- a CDS encoding slipin family protein — MGAFVVIILVSIGLYVLGGIKIVNQYQRGVVLTLGRFTGVREPGLRVVIPGLQTMMLVDIRSTPIDVPKQEVITKDNVTVGVDAVVYFRVINAPKAVLETTNYIYATSQFAQAALRDVTGNVDMDDLLAKREEISQQIKEIVDAETDKWGIDVENVKIQNIELPGDMKRAMAKQAEAERERRANIINADGEKAAAETLAQAAEILAKTQGAINLRTLNTLERISTEPSQKTMMLFPIELIDAIRGGKK, encoded by the coding sequence ATGGGAGCATTTGTAGTAATAATCTTAGTATCTATCGGGCTTTATGTGCTTGGTGGCATTAAAATTGTCAATCAATATCAGCGCGGCGTGGTTTTAACACTTGGCCGATTCACCGGCGTTCGTGAACCAGGATTAAGAGTCGTCATTCCAGGATTGCAGACAATGATGTTGGTCGATATTCGTTCAACTCCAATTGACGTTCCAAAACAAGAAGTCATCACCAAAGACAACGTCACGGTCGGCGTTGATGCGGTGGTTTATTTCCGAGTCATCAACGCGCCAAAAGCCGTGCTAGAAACCACGAACTATATTTACGCGACTAGCCAATTTGCCCAAGCAGCACTGCGCGACGTCACCGGAAATGTCGACATGGACGATTTGCTCGCCAAGCGCGAAGAAATTTCCCAGCAAATCAAGGAAATTGTTGATGCCGAAACTGACAAATGGGGTATCGATGTCGAGAACGTTAAGATTCAGAATATCGAGCTTCCTGGCGATATGAAGCGTGCCATGGCCAAACAAGCCGAGGCAGAGCGCGAGCGCCGCGCCAACATCATCAACGCTGACGGTGAAAAAGCCGCAGCCGAGACATTAGCCCAGGCTGCAGAAATCCTAGCAAAAACTCAAGGCGCTATCAATCTGCGAACATTGAACACCTTAGAGCGAATCTCTACAGAGCCAAGCCAAAAGACGATGATGCTATTCCCTATCGAACTCATCGATGCAATTCGTGGCGGTAAGAAATAA